Proteins encoded within one genomic window of Ailuropoda melanoleuca isolate Jingjing chromosome 16, ASM200744v2, whole genome shotgun sequence:
- the LOC100472439 gene encoding keratin, type II cytoskeletal 2 oral — protein MNRQVCKMSGGGSQGFSGRSAVVSGSSRMSCVARSGGAGGGACGLRGGAGGFGSRSLYSLGGNKSISISVAGGSRAGGFGGGRSSCGSGFGGGYGGGFGGGFGGGRGMGGGFGGAGGFGGAGGFGPGGFGGAGGFGGPGGFGGPGGFGGPGGFGPGGFPGGIQEVTVNQSLLQPLNVEIDPQIGQVKTQEREQIKTLNNKFASFIDKVRFLEQQNKVLETKWELLQQQTTGSGSGPNNLEPFFESYISFLRRQLDLALGERGNLEGELKNMQDLVEDFKKKYEDEINKRNAAENEFVGLKKDVDAAYMNKVELQAKVDSLTDELNFLRTLYEMELSQMQSHVSDTSVVLSMDNNRCLDLDSIIAEVKAQYEDIAQRSKAEAEALYQTKLGELQTTAGRHGDDLKNTKSEIMELNRVIQRLRAEIENVKKQNANLQAAIAEAEQRGELALKDANAKLQGLQTALQKAKDDLARLLKEYQELMNVKLALDVEIATYRKLLEGEECRMSGECQSAVSISVVSNVTSTSGGSSGGYRGGGSSGSSRGSSGGYGGLSGSSGSGYGVSGGRGGGYQSGSGGSRSVSQSGIGSGSGGVQTSGSSGYRSGSGGSARIRFSQTTSSSQHCSK, from the exons ATGAACAGACAAGTCTGCAAGATGTCTGGGGGCGGCAGCCAGGGCTTCTCGGGCCGCTCCGCTGTGGTCTCCGGCAGCAGCAGAATGAGCTGTGTGGCCCGCTCCGGGGGAGCCGGCGGAGGGGCCTGTGGGCTCCGGGGTGGAGCGGGCGGCTTTGGCAGTCGCAGCCTCTACAGCCTGGGCGGCAACAAGAGCATCTCCATCAGCGTGGCTGGTGGCTCCCGGGCTGGTGGCTTTGGGGGAGGGCGTAGCAGCTGTGGCAGCGGCTTTGGGGGTGGCTATGGAGGTGGCTTTGGTGGTGGCTTTGGTGGTGGCAGAGGAATGGGAGGTGGCTTTGGAGGGGCTGGTGGCTTTGGTGGAGCTGGTGGCTTTGGTCCTGGTGGCTTTGGAGGGGCTGGTGGCTTTGGTGGGCCTGGTGGCTTTGGTGGGCCTGGTGGCTTTGGTGGGCCTGGTGGCTTTGGTCCTGGTGGCTTCCCTGGGGGAATCCAGGAAGTGACTGTCAACCAGAGCCTCCTGCAGCCCCTCAATGTGGAGATCGACCCCCAGATTGGGCAGGTCAAGACCCAGGAGCGCGAGCAGATCAAGACCCTCAACAACAAGTTCGCCTCCTTCATCGACAAG GTGCGGTTCCTGGAACAGCAGAACAAGGTCCTGGAGACCAAGTGGGAGCTCCTCCAGCAGCAGACCACAGGCTCCGGCTCAGGGCCCAACAACTTGGAGCCTTTCTTTGAATCCTACATCAGCTTCCTGCGCAGGCAGTTGGACTTGGctctgggggagagagggaacttGGAAGGAGAGCTGAAGAACATGCAGGACCTCGTGGAAGACTTCAAAAAGAA GTATGAAGATGAGATTAACAAGCGCAATGCGGCTGAGAATGAGTTTGTGGGGCTCAAGAAG GATGTGGACGCGGCCTACATGAACAAGGTGGAGTTGCAGGCCAAGGTGGACAGCCTGACGGACGAACTGAACTTCTTGAGGACCCTCTATGAGATG GAGCTGTCTCAGATGCAGAGTCATGTCAGTGACACGTCCGTGGTCCTGTCCATGGACAACAACCGCTGCCTGGACCTGGACAGCATCATCGCCGAGGTCAAGGCCCAGTACGAGGACATCGCCCAGAGAAGCAAGGCGGAGGCCGAGGCCCTGTACCAGACCAAG CTTGGGGAACTGCAGACCACTGCTGGCAGGCATGGGGATGACCTGAAGAACACTAAGAGTGAGATCATGGAGCTCAACAGGGTGATCCAGAGGCTGCGGGCCGAGATTGAGAATGTTAAGAAGCAG AATGCCAACCTGCAGGCAGCCATTGCTGAAGCTGAGCAGCGTGGGGAGCTGGCCCTCAAGGATGCCAATGCCAAGCTCCAAGGCTTGCAGACTGCCCTCCAGAAGGCCAAGGATGACCTGGCCCGGCTGCTGAAAGAGTACCAGGAGTTGATGAACGTGAAGCTGGCCCTGGACGTGGAGATTGCCACCTACCGGAAGCTGCTGGAGGGCGAGGAGTGCAG gATGTCTGGAGAGTGTCAGAGCGCTGTGAGCATTT CGGTGGTCAGCAATGTCACCAGCACcagcggcggcagcagcggtGGCTACAGaggcggcggcagcagcggcagcagcagagGCAGTAGTGGGGGCTACGGAGGGCTCAGCGGCAGCAGCGGCAGCGGCTACGGGGTCAGCGGTGGCCGCGGCGGGGGCTACCAGAGCGGCAGCGGTGGCAGCCGCTCGGTGAGTCAGAGCGGAATTGGCTCCGGCTCTGGCGGCGTCCAGACCTCAGGAAGCAGCGGCTATCGGTCTGGCAGCGGAGGCAGCGCCCGCATCCGCTTCTCCCAGACCACCAGCTCCAGCCAGCACTGCTCCAAGTGA